Proteins from a genomic interval of Quercus robur chromosome 9, dhQueRobu3.1, whole genome shotgun sequence:
- the LOC126700935 gene encoding secreted RxLR effector protein 161-like, translating into MQNSKKGLLPFRHGFPLFDDQRTKTLEEEKTMRQVPYASAVGSLMYAMLCTRPDICYSVGIVSRYQPNPGPKHWEAVKHILKYLRRMRDYMLVYRCEDLIHIGYTDFDFQSDHDFRKSTSGCVFTLGGGAISWRSVKQSYIATQAWKLNMLLLVK; encoded by the coding sequence atgcaaaactccaagaaaggatTGCTTCCTTTTAGACATGGATTTCCTCTGTTTGATGACCAAAGGACTAAGACTCTTGAAGAGGAAAAGACAATGAGACAAGTTCCTTATGCTTCAGCAGTGGGAAGtctcatgtatgccatgctATGTACTAGGCCAGATATCTGTTATTCAGTTGGCATAGTTAGCCGATATCAACCAAATCCAGGACCAAAACATTGGGAGGCtgtaaagcatattctcaagtaTTTAAGGAGAATGAGGGACTATATGCTAGTTTATCGATGTGAGGATTTGATACATATTGGTTACACAGATTTTGATTTTCAGTCAGATCATGATTTCAGAAAGTCTACTTCAGGTTGTGTGTTCACCTTGGGAGGTGGAGCCATAAGTTGGAGGAGTGTTAAGCAATCTTATATTGCAACTCAAGCATGGAAGCTGAATATGTTGCTACTTGTGAAGTAG